A single region of the Rhodococcus sp. W8901 genome encodes:
- a CDS encoding metal-sulfur cluster assembly factor has translation MTETQAEQAQPENAATEAESGAEYGASLTPERLDELEEAMRDVVDPELGINVVDLGLVYDFKEIDENGIDVVLLDMTLTSAACPLTDVIEEQSKRALVNSSLCDELRINWVWMPPWGPDKITEDGREQLRALGFTV, from the coding sequence ATGACCGAGACCCAGGCCGAGCAGGCCCAGCCCGAGAACGCGGCGACCGAGGCCGAGAGCGGTGCCGAGTACGGCGCATCGCTCACCCCGGAGCGCCTCGACGAGCTCGAGGAGGCGATGCGTGACGTCGTCGACCCCGAACTCGGTATCAATGTCGTCGACCTCGGCCTGGTCTACGACTTCAAGGAGATCGACGAGAACGGCATCGACGTCGTCCTACTCGACATGACGCTGACGTCCGCGGCCTGCCCGCTGACCGACGTCATCGAGGAGCAGTCCAAGCGCGCCCTGGTGAACAGCAGCCTGTGCGACGAGCTGCGGATCAACTGGGTCTGGATGCCGCCGTGGGGCCCGGACAAGATCACCGAGGACGGCCGCGAGCAGCTGCGCGCGCTCGGCTTCACGGTCTAG
- the ku gene encoding non-homologous end joining protein Ku: protein MRSIWKGSIAFGLVNVPVKVYSATEDHDIRFHQVHAKDGGRIKYNRVCSECGQTVQFADIDKAYDSDDGDRVILTDEDFEKLPAAEQHEIPVLQFVPTDQIDPILFEKSYYLEPDSATPKAYVLLAKTLAKTDRTALVHFTLRQKTRLAALRERDGVLVIQTLLWPDEVRAAAFPSLDDAEEPKAKELKMAGTLVESMAEDFDPTEFTDDYQIQLRQLLDDAIASGGKKVIPAAERAEAGGEDAEVVDLVAALQRSLEAAGEDVKPAPAKKAGRKRA from the coding sequence ATGCGATCAATCTGGAAGGGTTCCATCGCGTTCGGGCTGGTCAACGTGCCGGTCAAGGTGTACTCCGCGACGGAGGACCACGACATCCGCTTCCATCAGGTCCACGCCAAGGACGGCGGACGGATCAAGTACAACCGGGTGTGCAGTGAATGCGGCCAGACGGTGCAGTTCGCGGACATCGACAAGGCCTACGACTCCGACGACGGCGATCGCGTCATCCTCACCGACGAGGACTTCGAGAAGCTGCCGGCGGCCGAGCAACACGAGATCCCGGTGTTGCAGTTCGTGCCCACCGACCAGATCGATCCGATCCTGTTCGAGAAGAGCTACTACCTCGAGCCGGACTCGGCCACACCGAAGGCGTACGTGCTGCTGGCGAAGACACTCGCGAAGACCGATCGCACCGCACTGGTGCACTTCACCCTCCGCCAGAAGACCCGACTGGCGGCACTGCGGGAACGGGACGGGGTGCTGGTGATCCAGACACTGCTGTGGCCCGACGAGGTCCGCGCGGCCGCATTCCCGTCCCTCGACGACGCCGAGGAACCGAAGGCCAAGGAACTGAAGATGGCCGGCACGCTCGTCGAGAGCATGGCCGAGGACTTCGACCCCACCGAGTTCACCGACGACTACCAGATCCAGCTCCGCCAACTCCTGGACGACGCGATCGCCAGCGGTGGCAAGAAGGTCATCCCCGCCGCCGAACGGGCCGAGGCAGGCGGCGAGGACGCCGAGGTGGTCGACCTGGTCGCGGCCCTGCAGCGCAGTCTCGAGGCGGCCGGCGAGGACGTCAAGCCCGCACCCGCGAAGAAGGCGGGCCGCAAGCGGGCCTGA
- the sufU gene encoding Fe-S cluster assembly sulfur transfer protein SufU — protein sequence MRLEQMYQEVILDHYKHPLGRGLRDPFGAEVHHVNPTCGDEITLRAHLSEGEDGRPVVADISYDGQGCSISQASTSVMFDQIVGMPLDEALRTVDAFSEMVSSRGTVEGDEDVLGDGIAFSGVSKYPARVKCALLGWMAFKDAVVRIVDGNPEDDLARTGGQTS from the coding sequence GTGCGTCTGGAGCAGATGTACCAGGAAGTGATCCTGGACCACTACAAGCACCCGTTGGGTCGCGGTCTGCGCGATCCGTTCGGCGCCGAGGTGCACCACGTGAACCCGACGTGCGGTGACGAGATCACGCTGCGCGCGCACCTGTCGGAGGGTGAGGACGGCCGGCCCGTCGTCGCCGACATCTCCTACGACGGCCAGGGCTGCTCGATCAGCCAGGCGTCGACGTCGGTGATGTTCGACCAGATCGTGGGTATGCCCCTCGATGAGGCGCTGCGCACGGTCGACGCGTTCAGCGAGATGGTGAGCAGTCGGGGCACCGTCGAGGGTGACGAGGACGTGCTCGGCGACGGCATCGCGTTCAGCGGCGTGTCGAAGTACCCGGCGCGCGTGAAGTGCGCGCTGCTGGGATGGATGGCTTTCAAGGACGCCGTTGTTCGAATAGTCGACGGCAATCCCGAAGACGACCTTGCTCGAACCGGAGGACAGACATCATGA
- a CDS encoding cysteine desulfurase translates to MTTTAAALDVTRIREDFPILGRTVRDGKPLVYLDSGATSQRPVQVLDAERHFLTTCNAAVHRGAHQLAEEATDAYEGARSAIASFVGAEADELVFTKNATESLNLVAHVFGDDRFSRVVGPGDEIVVTELEHHANLVPWQELARRTGATLRWYGITDDGRIDLDSLELTDKVKVVAFTHQSNVTGAISPVTELVRRAQAVGALTVLDACQSVPHIAVDFHALDVDFAAFSGHKMLGPSGVGVLYGKRALLASMPPFITGGSMIETVTMEGSTYAPPPQRFEAGVPMTSQVVGLGAAVKYLEDIGMDAIAAHEHQLVTAALEGLAGIPGVRIVGPTDGIDRGSAVSFLVDGIHAHDLGQVLDDDGVAVRVGHHCAWPMHQRFGIAATARASFALYNTLDEVDALIAGIRRAQDFFGVGGGA, encoded by the coding sequence ATGACCACCACGGCGGCAGCGCTGGACGTCACCAGGATCCGGGAAGACTTCCCGATCCTGGGACGTACCGTGCGCGACGGAAAGCCCTTGGTGTACCTGGACTCCGGTGCCACGTCGCAGCGTCCGGTCCAGGTGCTCGACGCCGAGCGGCACTTCCTCACCACGTGCAACGCCGCGGTGCACCGCGGTGCGCACCAGCTGGCCGAGGAGGCCACCGACGCGTACGAGGGTGCCCGCAGTGCGATCGCGTCGTTCGTCGGCGCCGAGGCGGACGAGCTGGTGTTCACCAAGAACGCCACCGAGTCGCTCAACCTGGTTGCACACGTGTTCGGTGACGACCGGTTCTCCCGGGTCGTCGGCCCGGGCGACGAGATCGTCGTGACCGAGCTCGAGCATCACGCGAATCTCGTTCCGTGGCAGGAGCTTGCGCGCCGCACGGGCGCGACGCTGCGCTGGTACGGCATCACCGACGACGGGCGCATCGACCTGGACTCGCTCGAGCTGACCGACAAGGTCAAGGTCGTCGCGTTCACGCACCAGTCGAACGTGACCGGTGCGATCTCGCCGGTGACCGAGCTGGTCCGCCGGGCGCAGGCCGTGGGCGCGCTGACGGTGCTCGACGCATGTCAGTCCGTGCCGCACATCGCCGTCGACTTCCACGCTCTCGACGTCGATTTCGCGGCGTTCTCGGGACACAAGATGCTCGGCCCGTCCGGCGTCGGCGTCCTCTACGGCAAGCGCGCGCTGCTGGCGTCGATGCCGCCGTTCATCACGGGCGGCTCGATGATCGAGACCGTGACGATGGAGGGCAGCACGTACGCGCCCCCGCCGCAGCGCTTCGAGGCCGGTGTGCCGATGACGTCGCAGGTGGTCGGGCTCGGTGCCGCCGTGAAGTACCTCGAGGACATCGGCATGGATGCCATCGCGGCACACGAGCATCAGCTCGTCACCGCGGCGCTGGAGGGGCTCGCCGGGATTCCCGGCGTCCGCATCGTCGGCCCGACGGACGGAATCGACCGCGGCTCTGCCGTGTCGTTCCTCGTCGACGGGATCCACGCCCACGACCTGGGCCAGGTCCTCGACGACGACGGCGTGGCCGTCCGCGTCGGCCATCACTGCGCGTGGCCGATGCACCAGCGGTTCGGCATCGCCGCCACCGCGCGGGCGTCGTTCGCGCTGTACAACACCCTCGACGAGGTCGATGCCCTGATCGCCGGTATCCGGCGGGCGCAGGACTTCTTCGGGGTCGGCGGAGGAGCCTGA
- a CDS encoding alkaline phosphatase family protein: protein MTNNITSPKALSLLLAAGAVAAGVVGAAGTASAAPTPSVTKTVVIGLDGTMLDYVKDANTPNLHRLIAEGTSGQSSILGHPTISGPSWSTILTGVWHTKHGVVDNSFNGSRYDRYPTAFTRIEQVKPELRTASISTWGGIATIAGSGTPKADVVVTTPGAGSEAATDAATATAVAAEIASNGPDFVFTQLDQVDGAGHSSGTAGSEYAPALERVDAEVGKIVDAVDARSNATGEKWTIIVTSDHGHKPNGGHGGQSAEEATTFVIARGAGYQAGVADDEYTIADVAPTVLDNLGSAQPADLDGAPLPKAAPTATGSLGRLPSWIPTGSLGS from the coding sequence GTGACTAACAACATCACATCCCCCAAGGCCCTGTCCCTCCTCCTCGCCGCCGGTGCCGTCGCGGCCGGTGTCGTCGGCGCAGCGGGTACCGCGAGCGCCGCGCCCACGCCGTCGGTCACCAAGACCGTCGTCATCGGACTCGACGGCACGATGCTCGACTACGTCAAGGACGCGAACACCCCCAACCTGCATCGGCTGATCGCCGAGGGCACCAGCGGGCAGTCGTCGATCCTCGGTCACCCGACGATCTCCGGTCCGTCGTGGTCGACGATCCTCACCGGCGTGTGGCACACCAAGCACGGTGTGGTCGACAACTCGTTCAACGGCTCGCGCTACGACCGGTACCCGACGGCCTTCACCCGCATCGAGCAGGTGAAGCCCGAACTGCGCACCGCCTCGATCTCGACGTGGGGCGGCATCGCCACCATCGCCGGATCGGGCACGCCCAAGGCCGACGTCGTCGTGACGACCCCGGGTGCCGGCAGCGAGGCCGCGACCGACGCGGCCACCGCGACTGCCGTCGCCGCCGAGATCGCCTCCAATGGTCCGGATTTCGTCTTCACCCAACTCGACCAGGTGGACGGCGCCGGACACTCCTCGGGCACCGCCGGATCGGAGTACGCGCCGGCCCTCGAGCGCGTCGACGCCGAGGTCGGCAAGATCGTCGACGCGGTCGACGCGCGCAGCAACGCCACCGGCGAGAAGTGGACGATCATCGTCACCTCCGACCACGGCCACAAGCCGAACGGCGGCCACGGCGGCCAGAGTGCCGAGGAGGCAACGACGTTCGTGATCGCGCGCGGTGCGGGCTACCAGGCCGGCGTCGCCGACGACGAGTACACGATCGCCGACGTCGCTCCCACGGTCCTCGACAACCTGGGCAGCGCCCAGCCCGCCGACCTCGACGGCGCCCCGCTGCCCAAGGCCGCGCCGACCGCGACCGGTTCCCTCGGCCGGCTGCCGTCGTGGATCCCGACGGGCTCGCTCGGGTCCTGA
- the sufB gene encoding Fe-S cluster assembly protein SufB: protein MTVTSDQVTPEAPLTQEETIASLGNYGYGWSDSDAAGASAQRGLSEAVVRDISSKKNEPEWMLDIRLKALKTFDKKPMPHWGSNLDGIDFDNIKYFVRSTEKQAESWEDLPEDIKNTYDKLGIPEAEKQRLVAGVAAQYESEVVYHQIREDLEAQGVIFLDTDTGLREHPEIFQEYFGSVIPAGDNKFSALNTAVWSGGSFIYVPPGVKVDIPLQAYFRINTENMGQFERTLIIVDEGASVHYVEGCTAPIYKSDSLHSAVVEIIVKKGGHCRYTTIQNWSNNVYNLVTKRTKVEAGGSMEWIDGNIGSKVTMKYPAVWMMGEHARGEVLSVAFAGEGQHQDTGAKMLHLAPHTSSTIVSKSVARGGGRASYRGLVQVNKGAHGSRATVKCDALLVDQISRSDTYPYVDVREDDVTMGHEATVSKVSDDQLFYLMSRGLTEDEAMAMVVRGFVEPIAKELPMEYALELNRLIELQMEGAVG, encoded by the coding sequence ATGACCGTCACATCAGACCAGGTGACACCCGAGGCGCCACTGACGCAGGAAGAGACGATCGCCTCGCTGGGCAATTACGGCTACGGCTGGTCGGACTCCGACGCCGCCGGTGCCAGTGCACAGCGAGGTCTGTCCGAGGCCGTCGTGCGGGACATCTCATCGAAGAAGAACGAGCCCGAGTGGATGCTCGACATCCGCCTCAAGGCGCTCAAGACCTTCGACAAGAAGCCCATGCCGCACTGGGGTTCGAACCTCGACGGCATCGATTTCGACAACATCAAGTACTTCGTGCGGTCCACCGAGAAGCAGGCCGAGAGCTGGGAAGACCTGCCCGAGGACATCAAGAACACGTACGACAAGCTGGGCATCCCGGAGGCGGAGAAGCAGCGCCTGGTCGCCGGCGTCGCCGCGCAGTACGAGTCCGAGGTGGTCTACCACCAGATCCGTGAGGATCTCGAGGCTCAGGGCGTGATCTTCCTCGACACCGACACCGGTCTGCGCGAGCACCCGGAGATCTTCCAGGAGTACTTCGGCTCGGTCATTCCGGCCGGCGACAACAAGTTCTCCGCGCTGAACACCGCCGTCTGGTCCGGTGGCTCGTTCATCTACGTCCCGCCGGGTGTCAAGGTCGACATCCCGCTGCAGGCCTACTTCCGGATCAACACCGAGAACATGGGTCAGTTCGAGCGGACGCTGATCATCGTCGACGAGGGCGCCTCGGTGCACTACGTCGAGGGCTGCACGGCCCCGATCTACAAGTCCGACTCGCTGCACTCCGCGGTCGTCGAGATCATCGTCAAGAAGGGCGGCCACTGCCGCTACACGACGATCCAGAACTGGTCGAACAACGTCTACAACCTGGTGACCAAGCGCACCAAGGTCGAGGCCGGCGGATCCATGGAGTGGATCGACGGCAACATCGGCTCCAAGGTCACGATGAAGTACCCGGCCGTGTGGATGATGGGCGAGCACGCCCGCGGCGAGGTTCTCTCCGTCGCGTTCGCCGGCGAGGGCCAGCACCAGGACACGGGTGCGAAGATGCTGCACCTGGCGCCGCACACGTCGTCGACGATCGTCAGCAAGTCCGTCGCCCGCGGCGGCGGCCGCGCGTCCTACCGCGGCCTGGTCCAGGTCAACAAGGGTGCGCACGGGTCGAGGGCGACCGTCAAGTGTGACGCCCTGCTGGTCGACCAGATCAGCCGTTCCGACACGTACCCGTACGTCGACGTCCGCGAGGACGACGTGACGATGGGCCACGAGGCGACGGTGTCGAAGGTCAGCGACGACCAGTTGTTCTACCTCATGAGCCGCGGTCTGACCGAGGACGAGGCGATGGCCATGGTGGTGCGAGGGTTCGTCGAGCCCATCGCCAAGGAGCTGCCGATGGAGTACGCCCTCGAGCTCAACCGCCTGATCGAACTGCAGATGGAAGGGGCGGTGGGCTAG
- the mptB gene encoding polyprenol phosphomannose-dependent alpha 1,6 mannosyltransferase MptB, which produces MDNESDAPARSRAERATTFAKRALGIDGRSPRPSVGDALHGDEPESPGLNARENRQLHHIRLFGATGAVLMAVGALGAGAQPVLQNPVQGLRILGLPARMPSATLSMAMTGTVMVVLAWLLLGRFAVGNIRGGRAPRQLSRSQLDRTLLLWVIPLTVAPPMFSRDVYSYLAQSEITARGLDPYEIGPAGALGVDHVLTRTVPNIWRETPAPYGPLFLWMGRGITYLTGDNIVAGIFLHRILALAGVALIVWALPRLARRCGVSAVSALWLGAANPLVLFHLVAGIHNEALMIGLMLAGVEVALRAVDSVQPIRGRVLLLLLAGATLIVLSSTIKIPSLLALGFVGMALARRWGGNLKALVSAAAILGAVTIAVTVFVSVASGLGMGWTQTLGTATEVRSWMSIPTLLGLGTGLAGVLLGLGDHTTAVLSLTRPIASLIAAFITVRMLIAVLVGRIHPVGALGVSLGAIVLLFPVVQPWYLLWAVIPLAAWATRPIFRIPAIAFSSFVSVILMPNGAEYEPFMIVQAAIATAVTSIALIVLTRNQLLWRAQPGPPAQTDPAGA; this is translated from the coding sequence ATGGACAACGAGTCGGACGCCCCGGCCCGATCTCGGGCCGAGCGGGCGACGACCTTCGCCAAGCGCGCGCTCGGGATCGACGGGCGTTCCCCCCGCCCGTCGGTAGGCGACGCCCTCCACGGCGACGAACCGGAGTCGCCAGGTCTCAACGCCCGCGAGAACCGCCAACTGCACCACATCCGACTCTTCGGTGCGACCGGCGCAGTATTGATGGCCGTCGGCGCGCTGGGCGCGGGAGCGCAACCTGTTCTGCAGAACCCGGTCCAGGGCCTGCGGATCCTCGGCCTGCCGGCACGTATGCCGAGCGCGACCCTGAGCATGGCGATGACGGGCACCGTCATGGTGGTGCTGGCCTGGCTGCTGCTCGGCCGATTTGCGGTCGGAAACATCCGCGGCGGCCGAGCGCCCCGACAGCTCAGCCGGTCGCAACTCGACCGCACCCTTCTATTGTGGGTGATTCCCCTCACAGTCGCTCCGCCGATGTTCAGCCGCGACGTGTACTCCTACCTCGCGCAGAGTGAGATCACCGCCCGCGGCCTCGATCCGTACGAGATCGGACCGGCCGGGGCACTCGGCGTCGATCACGTCCTCACCCGGACCGTGCCGAACATCTGGCGTGAGACGCCGGCGCCCTACGGTCCCCTGTTCCTCTGGATGGGACGCGGAATCACCTACCTGACCGGCGACAACATCGTGGCCGGGATCTTCCTGCACCGCATTCTCGCGCTCGCCGGTGTCGCGCTGATCGTGTGGGCGCTGCCCCGCCTCGCCCGCCGCTGCGGCGTCTCCGCTGTGAGCGCGTTGTGGCTGGGCGCGGCGAACCCACTGGTGCTGTTCCACCTGGTCGCCGGCATCCACAACGAGGCTCTCATGATCGGCCTGATGCTGGCCGGCGTCGAGGTGGCCCTGCGTGCTGTCGACAGCGTCCAACCGATCCGGGGCCGGGTCCTGCTCCTCCTGCTCGCGGGCGCGACGCTGATCGTGTTGTCCTCGACGATCAAGATTCCGTCGCTGCTGGCACTCGGTTTCGTCGGCATGGCCCTGGCCCGGCGGTGGGGCGGCAACCTCAAGGCACTGGTGTCCGCTGCGGCCATCCTCGGCGCGGTGACCATCGCGGTGACGGTGTTCGTCAGCGTCGCGAGCGGACTGGGCATGGGCTGGACCCAGACGCTCGGCACCGCAACGGAGGTGCGCAGCTGGATGTCGATCCCGACGTTGCTCGGACTGGGAACCGGTCTCGCGGGCGTCCTGCTCGGCCTCGGCGACCACACCACCGCTGTGCTCAGCCTCACACGACCGATCGCGTCGCTGATCGCCGCCTTCATCACGGTCCGCATGCTGATCGCCGTCCTAGTCGGACGAATCCATCCGGTGGGGGCGCTCGGCGTCTCGCTGGGCGCGATCGTCCTGCTCTTCCCCGTGGTGCAGCCCTGGTACCTGCTGTGGGCGGTGATCCCGCTGGCCGCGTGGGCCACCCGGCCCATCTTCCGTATCCCCGCGATCGCCTTCTCGTCGTTCGTCAGCGTGATCTTGATGCCCAACGGCGCCGAGTACGAGCCGTTCATGATCGTCCAGGCCGCCATCGCGACCGCGGTGACGAGCATCGCCCTGATCGTCCTGACACGGAATCAGCTGTTGTGGCGGGCGCAGCCCGGACCGCCGGCTCAGACTGATCCGGCCGGGGCTTAG
- the sufC gene encoding Fe-S cluster assembly ATPase SufC has translation MSTPENSVLEIKDLHVNVASSDENAEPINILKGVNLTVRSGETHAIMGPNGSGKSTLSYAIAGHPKYEVTSGSITLNGENVLEMSVDERARAGLFLAMQYPVEVPGVSMSNFLRTAATAVRGEAPKLRHWVKEAKEAMVELEIDPAFAERSVNEGFSGGEKKRHEILQLGLLKPRIAILDETDSGLDVDALRVVSEGVNRYKERENGGILLITHYTRILRYIEPEFVHVFVNGRIVESGGAELADELETNGYVRFTQAAASGAEA, from the coding sequence ATGTCTACCCCTGAAAACTCGGTTCTCGAAATCAAGGACCTGCACGTCAACGTCGCCAGCTCGGACGAGAACGCCGAGCCGATCAACATCCTCAAGGGCGTGAACCTCACCGTCCGCTCGGGTGAGACCCACGCGATCATGGGCCCCAACGGCTCCGGCAAGTCCACCCTGTCGTATGCGATCGCCGGCCACCCCAAGTACGAGGTGACCTCCGGTTCGATCACCCTCAACGGTGAGAACGTCCTGGAGATGAGCGTCGACGAGCGCGCCCGCGCCGGTCTCTTCCTGGCCATGCAGTACCCGGTCGAGGTTCCGGGCGTGTCGATGTCGAACTTCCTGCGCACCGCTGCCACCGCGGTCCGTGGCGAGGCCCCCAAGCTGCGCCACTGGGTCAAGGAGGCCAAGGAGGCGATGGTCGAGCTCGAGATCGATCCCGCGTTCGCCGAGCGCAGCGTCAACGAGGGCTTCTCGGGTGGCGAGAAGAAGCGCCACGAGATCCTGCAGCTGGGTCTGCTCAAGCCGAGGATCGCGATCCTCGACGAGACCGACTCCGGCCTGGACGTCGACGCGCTGCGCGTCGTCTCCGAGGGCGTCAACCGCTACAAGGAGCGTGAGAACGGCGGCATCCTGCTGATCACGCACTACACGCGGATCCTGCGCTACATCGAGCCCGAGTTCGTGCACGTGTTCGTGAACGGCCGCATCGTCGAGTCCGGTGGCGCCGAGCTCGCCGACGAGCTCGAGACCAACGGCTACGTGCGGTTCACCCAGGCTGCAGCGTCCGGGGCAGAGGCGTAG
- a CDS encoding DUF1990 domain-containing protein, whose translation MARDSRVLTYREVGATAGELPAGYRHLRESTAIGRGEDAFLAASDALMGWDVHRRACLRVEAESPIAVPGTTVELRWFGFTIPCRVIYVVDEPDRRGFAYGTLTGHPESGEERFCVERHADGAVVATITAFSRPGRWFTRVGDPVARLVQRAMTRRYLDAFAD comes from the coding sequence TTGGCCCGGGATTCCCGGGTACTGACCTACCGCGAGGTCGGTGCCACCGCCGGAGAGCTGCCGGCCGGCTACCGACACCTGCGGGAATCGACCGCCATCGGACGCGGCGAGGATGCCTTCCTCGCCGCGTCCGACGCGTTGATGGGCTGGGATGTCCACCGGCGTGCATGCCTACGGGTGGAGGCCGAGTCGCCGATCGCGGTGCCCGGCACCACCGTCGAGTTGCGGTGGTTCGGCTTCACGATCCCGTGCCGCGTGATCTACGTCGTCGACGAGCCCGACCGTCGCGGATTCGCGTACGGCACGCTGACCGGTCATCCCGAGTCGGGGGAGGAGCGGTTCTGCGTCGAACGCCACGCCGACGGCGCGGTGGTGGCGACGATCACCGCGTTCTCGCGTCCCGGCCGCTGGTTCACCCGCGTCGGCGACCCGGTGGCACGTCTCGTGCAGCGTGCGATGACGCGGCGCTATCTGGACGCGTTCGCCGACTGA
- the sufD gene encoding Fe-S cluster assembly protein SufD — protein sequence MSTPVTGVQGAVAGENVAPATNKGEVFTSFDVNAFEVPAGRDEAWRFTPLRRLRGLHDGTAVASGSAAVEVTGGDVTVETVGRDDARLGQGGVPFDRVAAQAYSSFETATVVTVGRETEVAEPINIVVTGPGEGQVAFGHLQIRLETFAKATVVLDQKGSGTYAENVEFVLGDGSSLTVVAVQDWEDDAVHAAAHHAMLGRDAVLRHTSVSLGGDLVRITPTVKYAGPGGDAELLGLYFADAGQHFEQRLLVDHSQPHCKSNVVYKGALQGDPASGKPDAHTVWIGDVLIRAEAEGTDTFELNRNLVLTDGARADSVPNLEIETGEIVGAGHASATGRFDDEQLFYLRARGIPEDQARRLVVRGFFHEIINRIAVPEVRERLEAAVEAELAAVGA from the coding sequence GTGAGCACCCCCGTGACGGGAGTACAGGGTGCGGTGGCCGGCGAGAACGTCGCCCCCGCAACCAACAAGGGTGAGGTCTTCACCTCGTTCGACGTGAATGCGTTCGAGGTGCCCGCCGGACGCGACGAGGCGTGGCGGTTCACCCCGCTGCGCCGGCTGCGGGGTCTGCACGACGGCACCGCCGTCGCATCCGGCTCGGCCGCTGTCGAGGTCACCGGTGGCGACGTCACCGTCGAGACCGTCGGCCGTGACGATGCCCGCCTCGGCCAGGGCGGCGTCCCGTTCGATCGAGTCGCCGCGCAGGCGTACTCGTCGTTCGAGACGGCGACCGTCGTGACCGTCGGTCGCGAGACCGAGGTGGCGGAGCCGATCAACATCGTCGTCACCGGACCCGGTGAGGGCCAGGTGGCGTTCGGTCACCTGCAGATCCGCCTCGAGACCTTCGCGAAGGCGACCGTCGTCCTCGATCAGAAGGGCAGCGGAACCTACGCGGAGAACGTCGAGTTCGTGCTCGGCGACGGCTCGTCGCTGACCGTCGTCGCGGTCCAGGACTGGGAGGACGACGCGGTGCACGCGGCGGCCCACCACGCGATGCTCGGCCGGGACGCGGTGCTGCGGCACACCTCGGTGAGCCTGGGCGGCGACCTCGTCCGGATCACGCCGACGGTCAAGTACGCGGGCCCCGGCGGCGACGCCGAGCTGCTCGGCCTCTACTTCGCCGACGCCGGTCAGCACTTCGAGCAGCGCCTGCTGGTGGACCACTCGCAGCCGCACTGCAAGTCGAATGTCGTGTACAAGGGTGCGCTGCAGGGCGATCCGGCCTCCGGTAAGCCCGACGCACACACCGTGTGGATCGGCGACGTGCTGATTCGTGCCGAGGCCGAGGGCACCGACACGTTCGAGCTCAACCGCAACCTGGTGCTCACCGACGGCGCGCGCGCCGACTCCGTGCCGAACCTCGAGATCGAGACCGGCGAGATCGTGGGCGCCGGACACGCCAGCGCGACCGGACGTTTCGACGACGAGCAGCTGTTCTACCTGCGCGCCCGGGGTATTCCCGAGGACCAGGCGAGGCGACTGGTGGTGCGTGGTTTCTTCCACGAGATCATCAACCGCATCGCCGTTCCCGAGGTGCGCGAGCGCCTCGAGGCCGCGGTCGAGGCCGAACTCGCCGCCGTCGGCGCCTGA
- a CDS encoding helix-turn-helix transcriptional regulator, with product MTASSSAGSTVSVAGAHEGHTRAAVVQLLVEEGPISATDIGVRLGLSAAGVRRHLDALIDAGEAQAASAASWRQRGRGRPAKLFQITAAGRGKLGHTYDDLAGAAMRQLREIGGDAAIEDFARRRVQSIVGDVAPVTEDKPEEVESTAEEIAEAFTSAGFAASIRPVGNGVQICQHHCPVSHVAEEFPELCEAERAAFAALLGRHVQRLATIANGDCACTTHVPLALPRTTE from the coding sequence GTGACTGCGTCGTCCTCCGCTGGTTCCACGGTGTCCGTTGCCGGTGCACACGAAGGACACACTCGCGCGGCGGTCGTTCAATTGCTCGTCGAGGAGGGGCCGATCTCGGCCACCGACATCGGCGTGCGACTCGGTCTCAGTGCGGCCGGTGTCCGACGGCATCTGGATGCGCTCATCGATGCGGGTGAGGCGCAAGCCGCGAGTGCCGCCAGTTGGCGGCAGCGTGGTCGTGGCCGTCCCGCGAAGCTGTTCCAGATCACCGCAGCGGGTCGGGGCAAGCTCGGCCACACGTACGACGACCTCGCCGGTGCCGCGATGCGGCAGTTGCGGGAGATCGGTGGCGACGCGGCCATCGAGGACTTCGCCCGACGTCGGGTGCAGTCCATCGTCGGCGACGTCGCGCCGGTGACCGAGGACAAGCCGGAGGAGGTGGAGTCCACCGCCGAGGAGATCGCGGAGGCGTTCACCTCGGCCGGGTTCGCCGCCTCGATCCGTCCGGTCGGCAACGGGGTGCAGATCTGCCAGCACCACTGCCCGGTCTCGCACGTGGCCGAGGAGTTCCCAGAACTGTGCGAGGCGGAACGGGCCGCGTTCGCCGCCTTGCTCGGCCGACACGTGCAGAGGTTGGCGACCATCGCCAACGGGGACTGCGCCTGCACCACGCATGTCCCGCTCGCGTTACCCCGAACGACCGAATAG